Proteins from a genomic interval of Treponema succinifaciens DSM 2489:
- a CDS encoding thiamine diphosphokinase, producing the protein MNIFIFTGGEAPSPETAKPFFEKCKPDYVIAADSGLETLDLYAEAFGEDFAPNLILGDMDSLKNLSLLEKYKNAKRELFPSDKDFTDTELALSTAREIGKTASVVLVGGNGGCLDHLISIYDSFSEDFHADVWLCVNQAVYFLAEKKSAEVFNLQLEDRISVSRLTDNFDNSFVEAEGFEWNCFRKKGMASVSNRISKENFLHKNPAKLFAKKGSFLIFAPYHCEVKI; encoded by the coding sequence ATGAATATTTTTATTTTTACCGGTGGAGAAGCTCCGTCTCCAGAAACAGCAAAGCCTTTTTTTGAAAAATGCAAGCCTGACTACGTTATTGCCGCTGATTCTGGACTTGAAACTTTGGATTTATATGCGGAAGCTTTTGGTGAGGATTTTGCACCTAATCTGATTCTTGGCGACATGGACAGTTTGAAAAATTTGTCTTTGCTTGAGAAATATAAAAATGCAAAACGTGAACTTTTTCCGAGCGACAAGGATTTTACCGACACGGAACTTGCGCTTTCTACTGCAAGGGAAATTGGCAAAACTGCGTCGGTTGTTCTTGTGGGCGGAAATGGCGGCTGCCTGGATCATCTTATTTCAATTTACGATTCTTTTTCCGAAGATTTTCATGCTGATGTTTGGCTTTGTGTAAATCAGGCTGTTTATTTTCTTGCTGAAAAAAAATCGGCGGAAGTTTTTAATTTGCAGCTTGAAGACAGAATTTCAGTTTCGCGCCTTACAGATAATTTTGACAATTCCTTTGTTGAGGCGGAAGGATTTGAGTGGAACTGTTTTAGAAAAAAAGGAATGGCAAGTGTTTCAAATAGAATTTCCAAAGAAAATTTTTTGCATAAAAATCCGGCTAAACTTTTTGCAAAAAAAGGATCTTTTTTGATTTTTGCTCCGTACCATTGCGAGGTAAAAATTTAA
- a CDS encoding CCA tRNA nucleotidyltransferase, translating to MFSSKSVKIPEKLIKVSKIFSDNGFKSYLVGGAVRDMLMGKTCHDYDIATNATPEQVMKIFRNVVPTGIAHGTVTIHIFGLELETTTFRTETDYSDGRHPDKVKYAETIEEDLSRRDFTMNAIAAELSTGKITDPFDGQKDIQRKIIRTVGDPFERFSEDGLRPVRAIRFSGQLGFEIEEKTFDAISQEKILKKVEGISTERFRDEFCKILKTEKPSVGLKLLEQTGMLKIFIPQFSVCRNCLQQDERGFHEFDVADHILYACDGCPKENLTVRLAAFYHDIGKPESKTIEIVNGKERIHFHGHEQISAEKAKASMASLKFSNDEIRKVSHLVKEHMFHYESSWTDSAVRRFIIRVGAENLDNLFLLRLADIYGMHRVPLQQNSPSWNLLVELKKRIEKLMAENSALSLKDLKVNGKDLMSEGIPSGKIMGKILNELFETVTDSPEMNDKEKLIGLAKKLFSEKYSV from the coding sequence ATGTTTTCATCAAAAAGTGTAAAAATTCCAGAAAAACTAATCAAAGTCAGCAAAATTTTTTCAGACAACGGTTTTAAGTCTTATCTTGTTGGCGGAGCTGTCCGTGATATGCTAATGGGAAAAACTTGCCACGACTACGACATTGCGACAAATGCGACTCCAGAGCAAGTAATGAAAATTTTTAGAAATGTAGTCCCGACTGGAATTGCGCACGGAACTGTAACAATTCACATTTTTGGACTCGAACTTGAAACAACAACTTTTAGAACAGAAACAGACTATTCAGACGGAAGGCATCCTGACAAAGTTAAATATGCAGAAACAATCGAAGAAGATCTTTCACGGCGCGACTTTACAATGAATGCGATTGCCGCAGAACTTTCAACAGGAAAAATCACAGATCCATTTGATGGACAAAAAGACATTCAAAGAAAAATAATCAGGACAGTCGGAGATCCATTCGAACGGTTTTCAGAAGACGGACTTCGACCTGTAAGAGCAATAAGATTTTCAGGACAGCTCGGATTTGAAATTGAAGAAAAAACATTTGACGCAATCTCGCAAGAAAAAATTCTAAAAAAAGTTGAAGGCATTTCCACGGAAAGATTCCGTGATGAGTTCTGTAAAATCCTTAAGACAGAAAAACCTAGTGTTGGATTAAAACTGCTGGAGCAGACAGGAATGCTAAAAATATTTATTCCGCAGTTTTCTGTTTGCAGAAATTGTCTTCAGCAGGACGAAAGAGGATTCCACGAATTTGATGTTGCGGATCATATTTTATATGCCTGCGATGGATGCCCAAAAGAAAACCTCACAGTCCGACTTGCGGCTTTTTATCACGACATAGGAAAGCCAGAATCAAAAACAATTGAGATTGTCAATGGAAAAGAAAGAATTCATTTTCACGGGCATGAGCAGATTTCAGCGGAAAAAGCAAAGGCATCAATGGCTTCACTGAAATTTTCAAACGATGAAATTAGAAAAGTAAGCCACCTTGTAAAAGAGCATATGTTCCATTATGAAAGCAGCTGGACAGATTCGGCGGTGCGAAGATTTATAATAAGAGTTGGCGCGGAAAATCTTGACAATCTTTTTCTTTTGCGGCTCGCAGATATTTATGGAATGCACAGAGTTCCGCTTCAGCAAAACAGCCCGTCCTGGAATCTTCTTGTTGAATTGAAAAAACGAATTGAAAAACTTATGGCTGAAAATTCCGCTCTAAGCCTGAAAGATTTAAAAGTAAATGGAAAAGATTTAATGTCGGAAGGAATTCCAAGCGGAAAAATAATGGGAAAAATTCTAAATGAACTTTTCGAAACTGTAACTGACTCTCCAGAAATGAACGACAAAGAAAAACTGATCGGACTTGCAAAAAAACTATTCAGTGAAAAATATTCTGTTTAA
- the rnc gene encoding ribonuclease III, translating to MGFKGLFYPEKSLTRERKKELDEFCRHLKLHFKNYSLLDLAFHHRSYSNENTSYKRYNNERLEFLGDSVLGLATAAFLYNDMSQNKEGDLAKIKANVVSEQSLAPIAVEKMHIDKYLVLGKGEELSGGRTKKAILADAVEAVIGALYIDSGYESAERLVLELIIPEIRKVQSDHGSKDYKTLLQEFYQKKTNACPSYSLVRTTGPDHDRIFYVSVKLGDVVYGPASGKNKKSAEQAAAGVACKALGIE from the coding sequence ATGGGTTTTAAAGGTCTTTTTTATCCAGAAAAAAGTTTGACAAGAGAAAGAAAAAAGGAGCTTGATGAATTTTGCAGGCATTTAAAGCTTCATTTTAAAAATTATTCTTTGCTGGATTTGGCGTTTCATCACAGATCTTATTCAAACGAAAATACTTCCTATAAGAGATATAACAATGAGCGTCTTGAATTTCTTGGGGACAGCGTGCTTGGACTTGCGACTGCTGCATTTTTGTATAATGATATGTCGCAGAACAAAGAAGGCGATCTTGCAAAAATAAAAGCGAATGTTGTAAGCGAGCAGTCTCTTGCGCCGATTGCTGTTGAAAAAATGCACATTGACAAATATCTTGTGCTTGGAAAAGGCGAGGAGCTTTCTGGCGGAAGAACAAAAAAGGCTATTCTGGCAGATGCTGTTGAGGCTGTTATAGGTGCTTTGTATATTGATTCTGGATATGAAAGCGCGGAGAGGCTTGTTCTTGAACTGATTATTCCTGAAATAAGAAAAGTTCAAAGCGATCACGGAAGCAAGGATTATAAAACTTTGCTTCAGGAATTTTATCAGAAAAAAACAAATGCTTGTCCTTCTTATTCGCTTGTAAGGACAACTGGTCCGGATCATGACAGAATTTTTTATGTCTCTGTAAAGCTCGGAGATGTTGTTTACGGACCTGCTAGCGGAAAAAACAAAAAATCAGCGGAACAGGCGGCAGCTGGAGTTGCTTGCAAGGCTCTTGGAATTGAATAA
- a CDS encoding glycogen synthase yields MNIWLVSREYAGIAEAGGVKNVACSLAESLLHLGHKICVFIPLYGCTDLSHVNNFSEIWRDSVSFDINGTSAKVSFSRGIFNGVQIIFIRHNSFSEKKAVYTYSFDEQKQNPEHRQGEGHIDKDFLNMLFQKAVVCYSKNCLNDEIPDIVHCQDAPAAMIPVFARFMPAVSGFFSKTKFVVTIHNAGPGYHHEFKNIEEAERFSGLPKKILEKGKNGLCIEPFLLASENACITTVSTEYAEEIISGKTDTAGLSEGFKKKGIELIGITNGIDFSKYEPSDKKKSLLPFEFNPLKNDLEGKYKCRDFFLENFASNKSLDSKNFADGTLQFGFLDSTEKKSDFAYIAYHGRVVHQKGIEVMLDSAEKMFESNLPVRFIFAGQGSVELENSLIAFSEKWRGKCVYIKGYNKSIARLAVAAVDFSLHPSYFEPCGLEDFIAQTFGTLPVAHATGGLCKIVDDETGWLYSPNNSEALQTELTSLVNIMRYAGRDIFKGMISYASRYIHEKYSWNKVALIYEELYKKLFAC; encoded by the coding sequence TTGAACATTTGGCTAGTTTCAAGAGAATATGCAGGAATTGCGGAGGCGGGCGGTGTAAAAAATGTTGCCTGTTCTTTGGCTGAAAGTCTTTTGCATTTAGGACACAAAATTTGTGTTTTTATTCCGCTTTATGGATGCACGGATTTATCCCATGTTAACAATTTTTCTGAAATTTGGCGGGATTCTGTTTCTTTTGACATAAACGGAACTTCTGCTAAAGTTTCTTTCTCGCGCGGAATTTTTAATGGCGTTCAAATAATTTTTATCCGGCATAATTCTTTCTCTGAAAAAAAAGCGGTTTACACTTATAGTTTTGATGAGCAAAAGCAAAATCCTGAACATCGGCAAGGGGAAGGGCATATTGATAAAGATTTTCTGAATATGCTTTTTCAGAAAGCTGTTGTGTGCTATTCAAAAAACTGTCTTAATGATGAAATTCCAGATATTGTGCATTGCCAAGACGCTCCTGCTGCAATGATTCCAGTTTTTGCACGTTTTATGCCTGCTGTGAGCGGATTCTTTTCAAAGACGAAATTTGTTGTGACAATTCACAATGCCGGTCCCGGGTATCATCACGAATTTAAAAATATTGAAGAAGCTGAGCGTTTTTCAGGTCTTCCAAAGAAAATTCTTGAAAAAGGAAAAAACGGTTTGTGCATAGAGCCTTTTCTTTTAGCTTCGGAAAATGCCTGCATTACTACGGTTTCAACAGAATATGCGGAAGAAATTATTTCGGGCAAAACTGATACCGCAGGGCTTTCGGAAGGATTTAAGAAAAAAGGAATTGAGTTGATTGGCATTACAAACGGAATTGATTTTTCAAAGTATGAGCCTTCTGACAAAAAAAAATCGCTTCTTCCTTTTGAATTTAATCCTTTGAAAAATGATTTGGAAGGAAAATATAAATGCCGCGATTTCTTTTTAGAAAATTTCGCTTCAAATAAAAGCCTTGATTCTAAAAATTTTGCTGATGGAACTTTGCAGTTTGGATTTTTGGATTCCACTGAAAAAAAATCTGATTTTGCTTATATTGCTTATCATGGGCGGGTTGTCCATCAGAAGGGAATTGAAGTTATGCTTGATTCCGCTGAAAAAATGTTTGAGTCAAATTTGCCTGTGAGATTTATTTTTGCAGGTCAAGGTTCTGTTGAGCTTGAAAATTCTTTGATTGCTTTTTCTGAAAAATGGCGAGGAAAATGCGTCTACATAAAAGGATACAATAAATCAATTGCCAGGCTTGCAGTTGCTGCTGTTGATTTTTCATTGCATCCAAGCTATTTTGAGCCGTGCGGACTTGAAGATTTTATCGCGCAGACATTTGGAACTTTACCTGTTGCCCATGCGACTGGCGGACTTTGCAAAATTGTGGATGATGAAACTGGCTGGCTTTATTCCCCAAATAATTCCGAAGCTTTGCAAACCGAACTTACATCTTTAGTGAATATAATGCGTTATGCCGGCCGCGATATTTTCAAAGGCATGATTTCTTACGCTTCAAGATATATTCATGAAAAATATTCATGGAATAAAGTTGCGCTGATTTATGAAGAGCTTTATAAAAAACTTTTTGCCTGCTGA
- a CDS encoding chorismate mutase, with the protein MEKRIFGIRGAVCAENTPESIKENVGEMCRLIFKENNLQPYDIVSVHFTMTQDLHCMNAAAALRKCDVGIDTSLLALFVSQEASIDGMLPHVVRALVTAYLPAGKNPVHVYINGAEKLRPDFSKGK; encoded by the coding sequence ATGGAAAAAAGAATTTTTGGAATTCGCGGAGCTGTTTGCGCTGAAAATACTCCAGAGTCAATAAAAGAAAATGTCGGTGAAATGTGCAGATTGATTTTTAAAGAAAATAATTTGCAGCCTTATGATATTGTTTCTGTTCATTTTACGATGACGCAGGATTTGCACTGCATGAATGCCGCCGCTGCGCTTAGAAAATGCGATGTTGGAATCGACACATCTTTGCTTGCGCTTTTTGTTTCTCAGGAAGCTTCTATAGACGGAATGTTGCCTCATGTTGTAAGAGCTCTTGTTACAGCATATCTTCCTGCTGGAAAAAATCCTGTCCACGTTTACATTAATGGCGCGGAAAAACTTCGGCCTGATTTTTCAAAGGGAAAATAA